A single Sphingomonas kaistensis DNA region contains:
- a CDS encoding SH3 domain-containing protein, protein MRKPVRIDRASGTQPTSARLTTLPATPARSTQQDSSVGQGCGGVLAIIFILFLLGKCSSDFSEAPRASPQAAVSESAYVAARSLNCRREPNASAAVSEGLTRNIQVIVAERRGEWARVTRAGGDCWVSSSFLASAPGESTAAADSTSGAQGLMSAGTGSTVAAGGAGYVARKRGKSTREYSRSRHRGASRNYRSSKGSYSGSSCPCSGSRVCIGPRGGRYCITSGGNKRYGV, encoded by the coding sequence ATGAGGAAGCCCGTAAGGATCGACAGGGCGTCCGGCACGCAGCCGACGTCTGCAAGGTTAACCACGCTTCCGGCGACGCCAGCGAGATCGACACAGCAGGACTCTTCCGTGGGCCAGGGCTGCGGCGGCGTGCTGGCGATCATCTTCATCCTGTTTCTCTTAGGAAAGTGCTCGTCAGATTTTTCAGAAGCGCCCCGCGCTTCGCCTCAGGCCGCGGTGTCGGAATCTGCCTACGTTGCGGCGCGAAGCCTGAACTGCCGGCGTGAGCCAAATGCTTCGGCAGCGGTATCGGAGGGTCTCACCCGGAACATCCAAGTGATCGTCGCTGAGCGCCGCGGCGAGTGGGCGCGCGTCACCCGCGCCGGCGGCGATTGCTGGGTGTCGAGTTCCTTCCTTGCAAGCGCCCCGGGTGAAAGCACAGCAGCCGCTGACTCGACGTCAGGCGCGCAAGGGCTGATGTCAGCCGGCACCGGCTCCACTGTAGCGGCGGGCGGCGCGGGGTACGTCGCCCGTAAGAGAGGCAAGTCAACGCGGGAGTACTCGCGATCGAGGCATCGGGGCGCATCCCGCAACTACCGCAGCTCGAAGGGTAGCTACTCGGGTTCAAGCTGCCCCTGTTCCGGCTCGCGCGTTTGCATCGGCCCGCGTGGTGGGCGCTACTGCATCACCAGCGGCGGCAACAAACGGTACGGGGTGTGA
- a CDS encoding AAA family ATPase: MSEEDLRPRWVRDLTRFLPLKSQFVLTGNVRDLQIRDVGGTAVAAPLSDVLAATLCEGGYADVVRYDPLTGFAVLARPDGSQGDPDGVLTRLGLTPSDGRAPAGQDLFGTTLERLVRLDGPPVALVADFASRLVVRNDALSPQEQALFTRALVLSQSAEARPVGPCRAPRYNCVVWIAEREGDLPDWLTIDNPRLRHIPVAPPDRAARGAVAPSLVRGMPGAREAGQDVVDAAVADLVDATEGMLLVDLSAVSQLARTEGVTVQDVAEAVRRYKVGVTEDAWRKIERDRIRGGADIIKRRVVGQDHAVVHMLDIVKRAATGIGGGRRGGRPRGIAFLAGPTGVGKTELAKTITELLFGDESAYIRFDMSEFSAEHADQRLIGAPPGYVGYDAGGELTNAVRERPFSVVLFDEIEKAHPRILDKFLQILDDGVLTSGRGDRVYFSEALIVFTSNLGIYSTAPDGSRQANVTPDQPFQEVRSRVRAEIGNHFKLVLNRPEILNRFGENVIVFDFIRPAVAEEIFASMVRSVLADAETSGYRISLSSEAWDALRHLCTADLSNGGRGIRNQIEAHLINPLARALFDRESDVPATVLRVETGTVTTLVLEDA, from the coding sequence GTGAGCGAAGAAGACTTGCGGCCGCGCTGGGTCCGCGACCTAACGCGCTTTCTTCCCCTCAAGAGCCAGTTCGTGCTGACCGGCAACGTGCGGGACCTGCAGATACGCGACGTCGGGGGGACTGCCGTCGCAGCCCCGCTGTCCGACGTCTTAGCGGCGACGCTCTGCGAGGGTGGTTACGCCGATGTTGTCCGCTACGATCCCCTTACGGGCTTCGCGGTGCTGGCGCGCCCCGACGGGTCTCAGGGTGACCCCGACGGAGTCCTCACCCGGCTCGGGCTTACGCCGTCCGACGGCCGGGCCCCGGCGGGCCAGGATCTCTTCGGGACCACGCTCGAGCGGCTTGTCAGGCTCGACGGTCCTCCGGTCGCCTTAGTCGCTGACTTCGCCTCCCGCCTCGTTGTCCGCAACGATGCGCTGTCGCCGCAGGAGCAGGCTCTCTTCACCCGCGCGCTCGTGCTGAGCCAGTCAGCGGAGGCGCGCCCCGTCGGGCCTTGCCGCGCACCCCGCTACAACTGCGTAGTCTGGATCGCCGAGAGGGAGGGCGATCTCCCCGACTGGCTGACGATCGACAACCCGAGGCTCCGCCACATACCGGTCGCGCCGCCTGATCGGGCGGCGCGGGGCGCCGTCGCGCCGTCACTGGTCCGCGGCATGCCTGGAGCCCGCGAGGCTGGACAGGACGTGGTAGACGCGGCCGTGGCAGACTTAGTGGACGCCACGGAGGGAATGCTGCTGGTCGACCTCAGCGCGGTCTCGCAGCTTGCGCGAACCGAAGGGGTAACGGTGCAGGACGTGGCGGAGGCCGTCCGACGATACAAGGTTGGCGTGACGGAGGATGCCTGGCGCAAGATAGAGCGCGACAGGATCCGTGGCGGCGCCGACATCATCAAGCGTCGGGTAGTTGGGCAGGACCACGCAGTCGTGCACATGCTGGATATCGTAAAGCGCGCGGCAACGGGCATCGGCGGGGGGCGTCGCGGGGGTCGGCCCCGCGGCATTGCATTCCTCGCCGGGCCGACCGGGGTCGGCAAGACCGAGCTGGCGAAGACCATCACCGAACTGCTCTTCGGCGACGAGAGCGCATACATTCGCTTCGACATGTCTGAGTTCAGCGCCGAGCACGCAGACCAGCGGCTCATCGGTGCGCCGCCCGGGTACGTCGGCTATGACGCCGGCGGCGAACTCACAAACGCGGTCCGTGAGCGCCCATTCTCGGTGGTCCTTTTCGACGAGATCGAGAAAGCGCATCCGCGCATCCTCGACAAGTTTTTGCAGATACTCGACGACGGGGTCCTGACGTCAGGCCGAGGCGACCGAGTTTACTTCTCGGAGGCGCTGATCGTCTTCACCTCGAACCTCGGGATCTATTCGACTGCACCCGATGGCAGCCGCCAAGCCAACGTCACGCCAGACCAACCCTTCCAGGAGGTGCGCTCGCGCGTTCGCGCCGAGATTGGCAACCACTTCAAGTTAGTCCTGAACCGCCCCGAGATCCTCAACCGCTTCGGTGAGAACGTCATCGTCTTCGATTTCATCCGACCAGCAGTGGCGGAGGAGATCTTCGCGTCCATGGTGCGCTCGGTCCTGGCCGATGCGGAGACGTCCGGTTACCGTATCAGCCTGTCTTCCGAGGCTTGGGACGCGCTACGGCACTTGTGCACCGCCGACCTCTCGAACGGCGGCCGCGGCATCCGCAATCAGATCGAGGCACACTTGATCAATCCGCTCGCTCGCGCCCTGTTCGACCGCGAGTCCGATGTCCCGGCTACCGTGCTGCGCGTCGAGACCGGCACCGTCACGACCCTTGTGTTGGAGGACGCGTGA